The Cytobacillus sp. NJ13 sequence AACTTTTATTTCTATTTGTAAGGTTTAAATTCCTGTTAACTTCTAAAACTAATGGCAAACCGAAATGTGGAGGCGACTGCCGTGGGACGACAAGCATAAGACGAGCCCTGCAAGGAGGTGTTCTTTCCTTCTGAACGGGATTAGCATGTCTTTCGTCCCTAGGAGCGGTAACTAGACAGGCTTTAACAGAATGAGTATGCAATAAAACTTTCTATGCAAAGGGATTGAATAATGCTATAATGCAAATGTTTTATAACAGCATGCACATATTGAAATATTATTATTAAAGAGGTGTGGGAATAAGTTGTCTCAATACAAAACACCGCTGTTCAGCGGTTTGCTTGCACACGCAAAAAAGGATCCGGTTCAGTTTCATATACCCGGCCACAAAAAAGGTGCCGGGATTGATCCGGAATTCAGGGAATATATAGGTGATAATGCACTCGCTATTGACCTGATCAATATTGGTCCTCTTGATGATCTTCATCAGCCCAAAGGCATTATAAAAGAAGCACAGGATCTTGCAGCAGAGGCCTTTGGGGCCGATAAAACATTCTTCTCTGTACAAGGAACGAGCGGAGCCATCATGACGATGGTTATGGCTGTCTGCGGGCCAGGGGATAAAATTATTGTTCCGAGGAATGTTCATAAGTCCGTCATGTCTGCAATCGTGTTTTCAGGAGCAACCCCTATTTTTATACATCCTGAAATTGATGAAAACTTGGGAATATCTCACGGAATAACAACTGAATCAGTCTCGAAAGCCCTGGAACTTCATCCGGATGCCAAAGGGGTATTAGTAATTAATCCGACCTATTTCGGTATTTCTGCCGACCTAAAAAAAATTGTTGAAATAGCCCATTCATACAATGTGCCTGTCCTTGTGGATGAAGCCCATGGTGTGCATATTCACTTCCATGACGAGCTTCCATTATCCGCCATGCAGGCCGGCGCTGATTTAGCAGCAACATCAGTCCACAAACTGGGCGGGTCCATGACACAAAGTTCAATCTTAAATATGAAAGGGAATCTTGTTTCGGCCAAAAGGGTACAATCCATTTTAAGCATGCTGACAACAACTTCCACTTCCTATTTATTGCTTGCCTCCTTGGATGTTGCCAGAAAACGTCTTGCCACTGAAGGAAAGGAACTTATTCAAAAGACTATTG is a genomic window containing:
- a CDS encoding aminotransferase class I/II-fold pyridoxal phosphate-dependent enzyme; its protein translation is MSQYKTPLFSGLLAHAKKDPVQFHIPGHKKGAGIDPEFREYIGDNALAIDLINIGPLDDLHQPKGIIKEAQDLAAEAFGADKTFFSVQGTSGAIMTMVMAVCGPGDKIIVPRNVHKSVMSAIVFSGATPIFIHPEIDENLGISHGITTESVSKALELHPDAKGVLVINPTYFGISADLKKIVEIAHSYNVPVLVDEAHGVHIHFHDELPLSAMQAGADLAATSVHKLGGSMTQSSILNMKGNLVSAKRVQSILSMLTTTSTSYLLLASLDVARKRLATEGKELIQKTIDLAQSIRRRINEIDRLYCVGEEILETKAAHDYDPTKLIISVKELGMNGFDVENWLREHHKIEVEMSDLYNILCIVTPGDTEREADILVSALAELANERKGNTEKLETQVLLPDIPVLSLTPRDAFYADTELVPFDESEGRIIAEFIMVYPPGIPIFIPGEIITKENLRYIKTNMEAGLPVQGPEDYDFKYLRVIEEHRAIR